GATTGAGGGAGTGCATGTAATGTATCAACAACCTTAACATACCAGGTGCTTGAGTACAATTGAACTGTATTTCTGGAGAGAAACACTTAGTTTGCAGGGGAAATACCCACAAACACAACCAAATAATTTAGTTAAAAATAATGGAAACCTATTGCTATGTTACAGATCAGTCTGCCACCAGAACCAGCCTCTCAGCTAGTCATCtaccaacctaacctagaccttcgGCTGTGCTAAAGATCATTCTATTGCTGTGAAATAGATTATTACAGCATTAAAAAATTATTACAGCATAACCTTGTTAACAAGAATCTGAAGGGAAGAAAAACCAAGAGTTTgtgttaagtgaaaaacacagattttaatacaTACATAAGTGGCGTTCAGACAGAaatgagctggaggcataattacagaaactagtACACGTACGTTAAAAGTAtttaccctggctgttgagacacttgtcccactgtggcaCAACGCAgtaaatggctgtctcataaaattccctggGCTGTGGGATGTTAACCAATtccacacgtacagctggacgtcgccggccacacgagtgcaggaaaggttatgctgacgttcttatTTGATcaggatggcccccttctgattcacttcctgcagcatgggacaacggtgaatgcccagcattactcgcaaATCTTGACCACCCTtccccaagcgatcaaatcaaaattaCCAGGCAACCTcatccgtggggtcattctgctccacaactGTGCTAAAACGCAGTCacagcactcctgcagaaattcaaatgggagcttCTCAGCCAACCTCCATACAGTCCGAAGCCCTCTTCctatgattacgccatttttggtcccattAAAAAGGCCCTGAGGGGCAAACAGTCCATCTGGGACAAtgacgtccagctgtatgtgcgcAACCGGTTAACATTGCAGccgcgggaattttatgagacagccattcaccaccttgtgtctcagtgggacaagtgtctcaacaaccggggtcaatacttctaacatacaagttctagtttctgtaattatgcctccagctcggtTCTTTTTGTATGTCCCTTACACATGTACAGTAGTACAGTAATGCATAATACAGTACAGTATCAATCACTTTACATTGCTGAAGGCTTATAACCTTATAAAGTGACTGTAAAGTACAAgactcacaaattacagaattttctTGGAACAAATTAAAGCATGGTTCAGTTATATTCATGGGAACAAAAACACCCTGTAAtttcaaagttttaaacatggctcctTGGTTCAGTGGCCATTTCTAAATtagaattgaaacaaatgagcccttggTCACAATTATTGAAGTCTTATTGACCagttttcaacacttctaagagtgccttcatctgaattaaacaattaaaatggcctagaacctagttacaaatttataggaaaagacattaactaacaataaaagacagaggcagtaatTACGTGTCCATATAGAATgattaacaggccagaagggcttttgtcacaaaatatataaaaaaactatcttataggacattttaattgtttaattctgttgaaggcactcttagaagtgttgaaggcTGGTCAATAAGACCTAagtaattgtgaccgagggctcatttgtttcaattcaaATCTTGTAATTTCACAACCAGTTGTAACTATAGCATCCGTAAACCCAGCAGTGATGTCAGATGTTGAAGCAGATGATTATAAACTGTCCAAGGCTGCAAACATCTCCTGACGGGTAGGTGGAATGGTATCTTTGTTTTCCTCCTCCTTACTTTCTTCTGGTGACCCTTCTTGCACTTTGTCGCAGCTTTTGGCACAGGAGCACATACGACAACACTGCCATCTGCACTAATGAATTCATCTATGCTCCCCAAGGTTTTCAATGTCTGCAGAACTGCCCATTTATCAGGTGAAGCGACATCATCTAACTTGTAGACATCTTCACTGTTGCTATGACTCCAGGCTCTGTGAGGAGAACACTTCTGTATATGATGTTGTGATATGGAGTTCCAGGCTGCTGCAGTGGCTTTTATTGTGTCAAGGAGATTCCAGTTTGGGGTTGCAGTATTGTTTTCAGCAGCATAAATTGCAGCTCTTACAAGTCAATTGTGATAAGCTCTCTTCGCGAGAGAAATGGTGCCCTTGCCCAAGGGCTGAAGGTGGCTTGTCACATTTGGTAGAAAAATCTGAACATTTATGTTGGTTAGGTTCAGATCCTGTACGTTATGGGCAGTGTGCCTATCCAATGCAAGAATAACTTGTCTGTTTTTAGCAACTATTTGACGGTTGAAATGAAGAAGTCCATCGATCCAAGCTTTTTCATATGGTTAGAATTTTTGCCAGGTAAAGTGtttgtatttatgtttttaaaacaacacGGTTTCTCGTACTTACACCGACAACCCAGAGGTGAAACTTCTCACTGCTGGCTACATTACATGTGAGGGCAATAGTTACGTGTTGTGTACTGCATGCTCAACAGTGATGCTTGTCACAGTTTATCCCCAGGGTGCAGATTGGAAAAAGTTTGTAGACAAGTCTAGCTTCATCCATATTGAACACATCACACGAGGCATATCCCATTGAATTCATGCCACTAGCTGTTcgcactttcttcatcaactttatttgcttcaccacaaatttatacagatgaaattgaatgtctcCTTTGGAACTGATACAGCCAACCAGCAGAACAAGTGAAGTATTTGATGCCTATATCTTTGGCAATCTCATTTATTTTTTACTGAATCATAGGGGCACTTAAAGGTGTGTCAGATACACGCatatgattgaaccattctagcagtaaTGTCTCGATGTCTTCATACTTAGCACTACAAAGTCATTTAGATTTGATTCCAGAAccttatgcagcagcattaatgattttttttctcaATGCTTAATTATTACAGATAAAGTAGATTTGGGAATTACAAACTGCTATGCAATTGCTGATTTCTTTGTACCATGGTCCACCTCATCTAGAATATTAAGCTTTAGTGTACATTTAAAGCTGTCTGTTTCCACTTTGCCATGTTTCGCATACTACCATTTGtagatttttattcattattccaaCTAGATTCGGGTATGACTAAAGAACACTTTCTATTGAATACGTTTCTAAATTTAATGCACACATTATTGAATTTATTTAATGTATCATATATgctgattgttgaggtgataatcgtGACGGCCGACCTGTAGTACATTAGAAACAAATTTACAGTGGGGTGTTAGCTTTTCTtgaatacattttgtaaaaaaaataacacTTAAAAGTAACGTAACATGGGATAAAAGTAATGTAACATGGGATGTTAGTGTTACAATGTAATTATATGGTGCTAGCGACTGAAAAATAGTTCGTAATTCACCTTAACCAAAATTCTTGTTAACCAATAAGACTTTCCGTAACAGCTAATGTATTCTGGCTGTGGGCAGTATTTTTTCCACATTAACTGCGAGTTTGTCTTATGCGAGTTTGTGCTAATGAGTGTATACTGTAATATGATTTTGACACAGACATTGCAAAAGTACTGAATATAGGTGTTCGGTAGAGGAGTAGTAATTATTTTAGGAAATAGTAGTATAGACTAGTTCGGATAAAACATTAAGTTCAAAGTcgattttcataaattccacctTCTACTCCAATAAACTTTCGAATTCTCTCGACAACACCACAGTAACTCTTCTGATGTCATCTTTGCCTTCTCCTACGAGGACAGCATCATTCATAATCTGAATAATCAGTTCATCTGTCGTGTTTATGTTTCTTTGTAGACGTCACCTTCCAACCATTGCCACAGGCTAAAATCTAAAGGGATGATGTGCGGGGACCTCGGTAACCATTTGTGATGCTCCATCTACTGAGGAATGGCAGGTTTAGAGGACGTTGTCGCCTGAGGAGTAGAGTGAGCAGGATGCTCATCGTGCTGGAAGAACACGCCCATTCCGGTAGCTAAAGGAGCCGCTTCCAGTAGTGGAATATGATTTTCAAATAAGTCTACATAGTAGGGACTTGTAAGATGACATGGCAAGATAACAGCCCAACAAGTCACAATCAGTTGAGAATAAGTTATGTAAACTCAACCACAACTTCACAACTTGGACTGCAATATAAAATTGACAGTTGATAAGCATCTGGTGCACCAACATGTGCAATCTCTAAGCAATAAAAATTGGTCACACATTATACAAAATTTTTACTCAAAGTAGTACATACTACCATCtccaaaaaaatacactcctggaaattgaaataagaacactgtgaattcattgtcccaggaaggggaaactttattgacacattcctggggtcagatacatcacatgatcacactgacagaaccacaggcacatagacacaagcaacagagcatgcacaatgtcggcactagtacagtgtatatccacctttcgcagcaatgcaggctgctattctcccatggacacgatcgtagagatgctggatgtagtcctgtggaacggcttgccatgccatttccacctggcgcctcagttggaccagcgttcgtgctggacgtgcagaccgcgtgagacgacgcttcatcgagtcccaaacatgctcaatgggggacagatccggagatcttgctggccagggtagttgacttacaccttctagagcacgttgggtggcacgggatacatgcggacgtgcattttcctgttggaacagcaagttcccttgccggtctaggaatggtagaacgatgggttcgatgacggtttggatgtaccgtgcactattcagtgtcccctcgacgatcaccagaggtgtacggccagtgtaggagatcgctccccacatcatgatgccgggtgttggccctatgtgcctcggtcgtatgcagtcctgattgtggcgctcacctgcacggcgctaaacacgcatacaaccatcattggcaccgaggtagaagcgactctcatcgctgaagactacacgtctccattcgtccctccattcacgcctgtcgcgacaccactggaggcgggctgcacaatgttggggcgtgagcagaagacggcctaacggtgtgcgggactgtagcccagcttcatggagacggttgcgaatagtcctcgccgataccccaggagcaacagtgtccctaatttgctgggaagtggcggtgcggtcccctacggcattgcgtaggatcctacggtcttggcgtgcatccgtgcgtcgctgcggtccggtcccaggtcgacgggcacgtgcaccttccgccgaccactggcgacaacatcgatgtactgtggagacctcatgccccacgtattgagcaattcggcggtacgtccacccggcctcccgcatacccactatacgccctcgctcaaagtccgtcaactgcacatacggttcacgtccacgctgtcgcggcatgctaccagtgttaaagactgcgatggagctccgtatgtcacggcaaactggctgacactgacggcggcggtgcacaaatgctgtgcagctagcgccattcgacggccaacaccgcggttcctggtgtgtccgctgtgccgtgcgtgtgatcattgcttgtacagccctctcgcagtgtgcggagcaagtatggtgggtctgacacaccggtgtcaatgtgttcttttttccatttccaggagtgtatgtattattCCTCTGAAGACACATACCATAAAAGAAGTATATGTCGATGCTAATGGAGGAAATAAAGAAAGCGCTATCCACATAGCAAATAATTTGAAAGCTGTCAGCACAACCAGTATTCCTAGGTTGTATGTAATCATTAATTGCATTTCAACAGGAAAGGTGCATATGTACTGTGTGTATATCAGTAACATTAATGTCGATATTTGGCTAAAAGCAGAGTGTGAAGAAAAAGCACGAATGCACCTCTATTTTGTCAGATCAGATTCCATTAGAACTTTTGTGCTGCAcaattgtgatgtaattcaaaacAGCAAGTAATTCTGCAGTCACTCAGAGTTCGGTCTGTACTTTGTTGCAGATTCAACAACACAATAGCTATCATCAGCGCATTTGAAGTAAGCTGTGTATATTCGGCAGGCTTGTAACTTCTCATGTTATTAATGACCTTGCTGTGCACATATCTAGTTAATAGCTGTTCACTAGCTGCCACAAACAACATCTggtaaaaagtatccagacataccTATAAAATATAGAGTGGGCCGCTAAATGTCATGACAGGCAAACCTGTCACTATAAAAGGAGGTGTTGTCAGAAGAAAAATGCAATGACAgaagaatgggtcagtcaggagagctaCACGATGTTGAACATGGACTAgtaattggatgtcacctgagcaacaaatcaaCCATTCTAaaagctgcccaagtcaactgTACGCAAAGAAATGACTACAGTTAAAACGAGATCAGGCAGACTTAATGTACTGACAGATGttttgaagtggaaacatgaaataAAAGCCGTAGCTACACAGAGAGCAAGCACGAGGCAAACCTCGTGTACTGACGgatattgtgaagtggaaacgtgaaggaataaCCACACCTAGGctgatatataaaaatgcagtaaatgaagcaggcaacaaggaatacaaacgtctcaaaaatgggatcgacaggaagtgcaaaatggctaagcagggatggctagaggacaaatgtaaggatgtaggggcttatctcactagggctaagatagatactgcctacaggaaaattaaagagatctttggagaaaagagagccacttgtatgaatatcaagagctcagatggaaacccagttctaagcagagaagggaaaacaaaggtggaaggagtatatagagggtctatacaagggcgatacacttgaggacaatattatggaaaaggaagaagtTGTAGATTTCCGTTATTTTACATAACTGTTATTGGCCTTATCTAAATGTTTTGATATTAATATTTCTTACAAATGTATAACAATAATGGACATTTTGGAAAAAGTTATATATAAATAATGGACAAAAGACATAACGTTTTCTGAGTAATCGTCATTTAGTGGCAGCCATATTTATCAGAAGCATTCTGTACCCACACgtatgtgtggtggtggtggtggtggtggtggtggtggtggttgtgctgTTGTCACCGTCGTCATTTacagtccgaagagtggtttgatgcagatctcaatgctactctaccctgcgcaaccctctcctagtaactactgcaacttacatccttttgaatctgcttattttatttatctcttggcctccctgtcaatttttatccctcacacttccctccattactaaacaggtgatcccttgatgtctcagaatatctaTCAACTGGTCccctcttctagtcagattgtgccatcaGTTCAATTTAGCACATTTTAAttacctgtctaatcttcagcattcttatgtagcacctgatttcaaaagcttttgttttCTTCGTCTCTGAACTGATTATCAaccaagtttcacttccacacaaggctgcactccaaataccttcaaaaaagacttaCTTAAActtaaattaatttgtacattgaCAAATTCTTCATTTTAGGAAACAGTTTTCTCCCTATTCCCCTTCTGTGTTTTACATTGTGTCTAGTTTAGCCATCATCAGTTTGCTATCAAAatgccaaaactcatttacttctttaatgtGTCCTCTGCATCTTCgtatttaatttgtctacattccattagccttcttTCACTTTTATTGATTTTTGTCTTATTATCACCTATCAAGATGGAATCCATTCTAGTCAACTTGTCTTCCAAGTTTTTGCCTTCGCTAATAGAGTTACAAAGTCATTGGCAAATGCTAAAGCTTTTATTACTTTTCCCTGAACTATAActccatttccaaatttttcccttgtttccttgactgcttgcccAATGCGCAAATTAAATGGCAAAGAGAAATTAACAATTAATCCTTAAGTAACAAGGGATGAAAATTTTGCCCTATGTATCTTGCATGTAACATTTGTGGTATGGTAAAGTAGTGTAGCAGATTATATATTAATTTGAGTGTAATACACTATACAGTTTCAATAGAAGAGGAAGTGGTGGCTGTGAACTGATcagaattgattttttttattcacGTGTTACAGGTTTGTTCAGGACATCAGTGAAAACCGAAGTGGAATCCAGAACAGAGCCTCGAGTGGCAACCTAGCTGCTGGGCTGTTTCCTACCTCACTGCACCTCCCGGGACCGCAGGCCGACGGCCGACACCGCTGCGTCAGCTGCGAGGCGTCATTCGAGACGGCGGCGGCGCTCGAGGTGCACGCAAAGTCGCACGCGGGTGACCTGCGCTGTGGAGTGTGCGCGCGGCCCTTCCTCCGCGCAGACAAGTTGCGGGCGCACGCGCGTGTGCACACCGGTGAGCGGCCGTACCGCTGCGGTGTCTGCGGCAAGTGCTACAAGCAGTTCGACTACCTCAAGATCCACGCACGCGTGCACACGGGCGAGCGACCGTACGCGTGCGACTCCTGTCCCAAGACGTTCGCGCGTGCCGACAAGCTCAAAGTGCACCGCCGCGTGCACACGGGTGAGTGCCCGTACCGCTGCCAGGCGTGCGGGCGCGCCTTCAAGCGGCTCGACAACCTCAAGTCGCACTCTCGCGTACACACGGGCGAGCGGCCCTTCGGCTGCCGCACCTGCGGTAAGGCCTTCGCGTCCTACGAGAAGCTCAAagtccactctcgcacgcatacgggCGAGCGACCGTACGCCTGCGAGGTATGCCAGAAGACGTTTGTCAGCTCGGGTAACCTGCACGAACACCGGCGGGTGCACACGGGTCGGAAGCGCTACTCGTGCGGTGTCTGCGGTGACTCGTTCGGCACGGCCGGCCGGTTGAGGGTGCATTCGCGCTCCCACGTCTACCTGGCCACAGCCGTAGTTGAAGCCGTGCAGGCCCTGGTGTGAGGGACACGGGTTCTTGACGATGACAGTGTGTTCTGTGCACCTCACAGTCCTACCGGTGCAGCTCGCCGAGTACGAAACCTCGTCGAACACCACACCACTTACTACGGTTAGTGACTCTGAGTCAATTCGCACATCGCTGAGCTCGTCGGAGTGCACGTAAAATAACTTGGTCCGTACCTGCATGAATGGCACTGAGAGATTTGATTAGGGCAAACAACCCTTGCACTTTGGGGATTTGCAGTTTGACCTACAAATGCGCACGTCACATAATCTGTAAGATACTGTCAGTGAACAATGGTATTAACAGGTTGTGTtggtgtcgttgtggtcttcagttggaaACTGGTTTAGTGCAGCTCTCCACATCTATCCTGTGTAAACCTCATCTCCGCATATCTACTGCACCCTAAATCTAGTTGAACATGCCGACTGTAGTCCAGCAGtcacatttccttccattaccaaattgacaattccttgatgcctcatgatgAGCCTTTGTAACTGATTCCTTGTTTTAGCCAAATAGTGAGACAAATGTTATTCTCTGATatgattcagtgcctcctcattagttatttgatataTCCACATAAtcatcaacattgttctgtagctacTGTTCACATCTtgtgtgaactgcttatcgtccatgtttcactttcatccaAGGCCACAATgcagacaaatagcttcagaaaagacttcctagtacacaaatttattttcaacgTTAATAGTACGTCTCTTTCACAGATACCAGTCATCTCTACTTCCGCCATCACCAGTTAttatacttcccaaatagcaaaacccatctactactttagtgCATGATCTTTAGACCAATATTATCAGTATCGCCTATATTCGATtaaccttgtttcacttttgttgatgtttattttataaccTATTTTCAAGACATTGGCCATTCTGTTTAactcttcttccaagtcctttgctgtcactgacagaattacaccaactttaccacttgctcaatatgcagattgaataaattTGGGGACGGGCTACAACCCTATCCTACTCCCGTCTATACCACTACTTCTCATTCATTTCCTTTGGCTCTTATAACAGCAGTCTGGTGAGACAAACAATTTGATAAATGTACACATTTAGAGTTAGTAGTTTCTCACTAGATCACCAGAAAAGAAATAGTTGTGTAAACAGAGGGTTGACCAAAGCGGCACAAGTGCACTGCCAGAAGAAAATATCATACAACAAAAAGTGTTTTAAAAGTTACTGTATTATATCATATCCCTTATTATGATACAGATATAAAATGAAGGACATGTTTCACATGGAAATTGTGTGAGTCTCCTGACAATCTGGTCAACACTATTAAGTAAATATAAAAACTTTCCTCTCATTGTTTGCAGTTTTTCCTGCAGAAGTGTAGCCTTGGAAAGCTTTCTCTCCCTCCCCCGTTTCCTTTACTTTTTTATCATGCAGTTGGAATACCTAGCAGTTCCAGCAACCCTCTCAAACTCATTTTTTAACCCTTAGAGtcctaaaaatatgaaaaaagtgtaaaattttaaaatttttcacataataaatctttGTTATCATAATAAGCAACGAATACCAGAAAAAGTTGGTAAAAAGtgaacaataaattattttaaagagGTGATTTAGACAGAGTCCCACAACTCAAAccttccatgaactcataatgcctaaaacaagTTGTAGTCCtagataacaagcaaaaatggaccTAAAATTTGACAAATTTTAAGCTACTTGTTAACTGTTGCTCTAAATACTATTAGTGAATGCTGCAG
This Schistocerca gregaria isolate iqSchGreg1 chromosome 11, iqSchGreg1.2, whole genome shotgun sequence DNA region includes the following protein-coding sequences:
- the LOC126295160 gene encoding zinc finger protein 664-like, with product MYEYPTDSTITSSSQVFSQANGSHCQIPSDIFIKQEYIDYSFCDEFLPYCEPSSFGERLSSVNSKMGSNFKLENGDITTITIPEDELNSVNAQLDAILEAERVCCPAPLLVPKKELVSVECGVPNDTKPETAGLVPLIPKEEPQEDSVGAASDGSWFVQDISENRSGIQNRASSGNLAAGLFPTSLHLPGPQADGRHRCVSCEASFETAAALEVHAKSHAGDLRCGVCARPFLRADKLRAHARVHTGERPYRCGVCGKCYKQFDYLKIHARVHTGERPYACDSCPKTFARADKLKVHRRVHTGECPYRCQACGRAFKRLDNLKSHSRVHTGERPFGCRTCGKAFASYEKLKVHSRTHTGERPYACEVCQKTFVSSGNLHEHRRVHTGRKRYSCGVCGDSFGTAGRLRVHSRSHVYLATAVVEAVQALV